A section of the Brachyhypopomus gauderio isolate BG-103 unplaced genomic scaffold, BGAUD_0.2 sc62, whole genome shotgun sequence genome encodes:
- the lingo4b gene encoding leucine-rich repeat and immunoglobulin-like domain-containing nogo receptor-interacting protein 4b isoform X1, giving the protein MFDLFSGLWVPGSISLCHCHSSELKPNLNLKEFGYENLHYKSKVQAGGKMFMELSGQQGVLSLLLWYLSFSTADLTWPCPQMCVCRQDTLEINCSSKHLTSVPEGLPGNAKQLDLSGNRLKTLSRRQFYGLSKLEELDLGDNIISMIEVEAFQGLKNLRFLRLKRNRLKILPVGVFSGLPNLRSLDVSENEILVFLDYTFQEMGNLMEMNAGENDLVFISHRAFFGLRSLQELNVDRSNLSSIPTEALSQLQNLAKLRLRRLTINVLPNNAFRHLHQLRTLQILQWPSLDTLNSNSLIGLNLSTLVISSCNLSSVPYASLRHLVYLRYLDLSYNPIRSIQGNSLEELLRLQEFHLAGGNLLSIEPGAFKGLVYFRLLNVSSNRLTTLEESAFHSVGNLQTLRLDRNPLTCDCRLLWVVRRRLRLNFDGRQPACSGPALARRREFREFLEVELPAVFACRQARILNRQPQDIKTEEGANVRFECRADGHPAPSVTWLTPEQTPLSSTGRLRVLVNGSLEVRYAQAQDTGSYLCVAANAAGNDSISAHLLVHSVPRNYTTPSFFDEGWFETSLPPFSNSSGRVPRPYPFDAKTLIIATTMGFLSFLSSVAICFVFMFFWSQSKGQIKHTATIDFVPRTSMGGGGDGADGGRFTMKLI; this is encoded by the exons ATGTTTGATTTGTTTTCAGGGCTGTGGGTTCCAGGGAGCATCTCTTTATGTCACTGTCATAGCTCTGAGCTCAAGCCAAATCTGAACCTAAAAGAATTTGGTTATGAGAACTTGCACTACAAAAGCAAAGTG CAGGCAGGAGGTAAGATGTTCATGGAGCTCTCTGGCCAGCAGGGGGTGTTGTCACTCCTGCTGTGGTATCTGAGTTTTTCAACTGCCGATCTAACCTGGCCGTGCCCTCAGATGTGTGTCTGTCGGCAGGACACGTTAGAGATCAACTGCTCCTCAAAACATCTCACAAGTGTTCCTGAAGGTCTGCCAGGCAATGCCAAGCAGCTGGACCTTTCTGGCAACCGCCTGAAGACCTTGAGTCGCCGGCAATTTTATGGCCTGTCCAAGCTAGAGGAACTTGACCTTGGTGATAATATTATATCAATGATTGAGGTGGAGGCGTTTCAGGGTCTTAAAAACCTACGATTCTTGAGATTAAAAAGGAACCGTCTCAAGATCCTCCCAGTGGGTGTCTTCTCCGGTTTGCCCAACCTTCGTAGTCTGGATGTCAGCGAGAATGAGATACTTGTATTTCTGGACTACACGTTTCAGGAGATGGGGAACCTGATGGAAATGAACGCTGGGGAAAATGACTTGGTGTTTATTTCTCACAGAGCCTTTTTTGGCCTGAGGAGCTTACAGGAGCTGAATGTGGACCGCAGCAACCTGAGCTCCATCCCTACAGAAGCACTTTCACAGCTCCAGAACTTGGCCAAGCTGCGTCTGAGAAGGCTCACCATAAACGTGCTGCCCAACAACGCCTTCCGCCATCTCCACCAGCTTCGCACCCTGCAGATACTTCAGTGGCCCTCACTGGATACGTTAAACAGCAACAGTCTAATCGGACTCAACCTGTCTACCCTGGTCATCAGCAGCTGCAACCTGAGCAGCGTACCGTACGCATCCCTGCGACACCTGGTCTACCTGCGCTACCTGGACCTGTCCTACAACCCCATCAGGTCTATACAGGGTAACTCGCTGGAGGAATTGCTTCGTCTACAAGAGTTCCACCTGGCCGGTGGGAACCTGCTGAGCATAGAGCCGGGTGCCTTCAAAGGTCTGGTCTACTTCCGGTTGCTAAACGTGTCTTCAAACCGACTCACCACCTTGGAGGAGAGTGCCTTCCACTCAGTGGGGAACCTACAGACCTTGCGGTTAGATCGTAACCCTCTGACGTGCGACTGCCGTCTGCTCTGGGTGGTGCGACGCCGACTGAGGCTGAACTTCGACGGCCGCCAGCCGGCGTGTTCTGGCCCCGCCCTCGCGCGCAGGCGGGAGTTTCGTGAGTTCTTGGAGGTGGAGCTCCCGGCGGTGTTTGCCTGCAGGCAGGCGCGGATCCTGAACCGGCAACCGcaagacataaaaacagaagAAGGAGCAAACGTGCGGTTCGAGTGCAGGGCGGACGGGCACCCAGCGCCCTCTGTGACCTGGCTGACACCCGAGCAGACGCCGCTGAGCTCCACGGGGAGGTTGCGCGTGCTCGTCAATGGGAGTTTGGAGGTGCGTTACGCCCAAGCGCAGGACACCGGGAGTTACCTGTGTGTTGCAGCAAACGCCGCAGGGAACGACAGCATCTCCGCGCATCTCCTGGTGCACAGCGTGCCACGAAACTACACAACTCCGTCGTTCTTTGACGAGGGGTGGTTTGAAACCTCGCTCCCCCCCTTCTCTAACTCCTCGGGTCGCGTGCCACGCCCCTACCCGTTCGACGCCAAGACCCTCATCATTGCCACTACAATGGGCTTCCTTTCTTTTCTCAGCTCAGTGGCCATCTGTTTCGTCTTCATGTTCTTCTGGAGCCAAAGCAAAGGCCAGATCAAGCACACAGCCACCATCGACTTTGTTCCACGCACAtccatgggtggaggtggagatggtgcAGACGGTGGCAGGTTTACTATGAAGCTCATATGA
- the lingo4b gene encoding leucine-rich repeat and immunoglobulin-like domain-containing nogo receptor-interacting protein 4b isoform X2 yields the protein MFMELSGQQGVLSLLLWYLSFSTADLTWPCPQMCVCRQDTLEINCSSKHLTSVPEGLPGNAKQLDLSGNRLKTLSRRQFYGLSKLEELDLGDNIISMIEVEAFQGLKNLRFLRLKRNRLKILPVGVFSGLPNLRSLDVSENEILVFLDYTFQEMGNLMEMNAGENDLVFISHRAFFGLRSLQELNVDRSNLSSIPTEALSQLQNLAKLRLRRLTINVLPNNAFRHLHQLRTLQILQWPSLDTLNSNSLIGLNLSTLVISSCNLSSVPYASLRHLVYLRYLDLSYNPIRSIQGNSLEELLRLQEFHLAGGNLLSIEPGAFKGLVYFRLLNVSSNRLTTLEESAFHSVGNLQTLRLDRNPLTCDCRLLWVVRRRLRLNFDGRQPACSGPALARRREFREFLEVELPAVFACRQARILNRQPQDIKTEEGANVRFECRADGHPAPSVTWLTPEQTPLSSTGRLRVLVNGSLEVRYAQAQDTGSYLCVAANAAGNDSISAHLLVHSVPRNYTTPSFFDEGWFETSLPPFSNSSGRVPRPYPFDAKTLIIATTMGFLSFLSSVAICFVFMFFWSQSKGQIKHTATIDFVPRTSMGGGGDGADGGRFTMKLI from the coding sequence ATGTTCATGGAGCTCTCTGGCCAGCAGGGGGTGTTGTCACTCCTGCTGTGGTATCTGAGTTTTTCAACTGCCGATCTAACCTGGCCGTGCCCTCAGATGTGTGTCTGTCGGCAGGACACGTTAGAGATCAACTGCTCCTCAAAACATCTCACAAGTGTTCCTGAAGGTCTGCCAGGCAATGCCAAGCAGCTGGACCTTTCTGGCAACCGCCTGAAGACCTTGAGTCGCCGGCAATTTTATGGCCTGTCCAAGCTAGAGGAACTTGACCTTGGTGATAATATTATATCAATGATTGAGGTGGAGGCGTTTCAGGGTCTTAAAAACCTACGATTCTTGAGATTAAAAAGGAACCGTCTCAAGATCCTCCCAGTGGGTGTCTTCTCCGGTTTGCCCAACCTTCGTAGTCTGGATGTCAGCGAGAATGAGATACTTGTATTTCTGGACTACACGTTTCAGGAGATGGGGAACCTGATGGAAATGAACGCTGGGGAAAATGACTTGGTGTTTATTTCTCACAGAGCCTTTTTTGGCCTGAGGAGCTTACAGGAGCTGAATGTGGACCGCAGCAACCTGAGCTCCATCCCTACAGAAGCACTTTCACAGCTCCAGAACTTGGCCAAGCTGCGTCTGAGAAGGCTCACCATAAACGTGCTGCCCAACAACGCCTTCCGCCATCTCCACCAGCTTCGCACCCTGCAGATACTTCAGTGGCCCTCACTGGATACGTTAAACAGCAACAGTCTAATCGGACTCAACCTGTCTACCCTGGTCATCAGCAGCTGCAACCTGAGCAGCGTACCGTACGCATCCCTGCGACACCTGGTCTACCTGCGCTACCTGGACCTGTCCTACAACCCCATCAGGTCTATACAGGGTAACTCGCTGGAGGAATTGCTTCGTCTACAAGAGTTCCACCTGGCCGGTGGGAACCTGCTGAGCATAGAGCCGGGTGCCTTCAAAGGTCTGGTCTACTTCCGGTTGCTAAACGTGTCTTCAAACCGACTCACCACCTTGGAGGAGAGTGCCTTCCACTCAGTGGGGAACCTACAGACCTTGCGGTTAGATCGTAACCCTCTGACGTGCGACTGCCGTCTGCTCTGGGTGGTGCGACGCCGACTGAGGCTGAACTTCGACGGCCGCCAGCCGGCGTGTTCTGGCCCCGCCCTCGCGCGCAGGCGGGAGTTTCGTGAGTTCTTGGAGGTGGAGCTCCCGGCGGTGTTTGCCTGCAGGCAGGCGCGGATCCTGAACCGGCAACCGcaagacataaaaacagaagAAGGAGCAAACGTGCGGTTCGAGTGCAGGGCGGACGGGCACCCAGCGCCCTCTGTGACCTGGCTGACACCCGAGCAGACGCCGCTGAGCTCCACGGGGAGGTTGCGCGTGCTCGTCAATGGGAGTTTGGAGGTGCGTTACGCCCAAGCGCAGGACACCGGGAGTTACCTGTGTGTTGCAGCAAACGCCGCAGGGAACGACAGCATCTCCGCGCATCTCCTGGTGCACAGCGTGCCACGAAACTACACAACTCCGTCGTTCTTTGACGAGGGGTGGTTTGAAACCTCGCTCCCCCCCTTCTCTAACTCCTCGGGTCGCGTGCCACGCCCCTACCCGTTCGACGCCAAGACCCTCATCATTGCCACTACAATGGGCTTCCTTTCTTTTCTCAGCTCAGTGGCCATCTGTTTCGTCTTCATGTTCTTCTGGAGCCAAAGCAAAGGCCAGATCAAGCACACAGCCACCATCGACTTTGTTCCACGCACAtccatgggtggaggtggagatggtgcAGACGGTGGCAGGTTTACTATGAAGCTCATATGA